The following proteins are co-located in the Theropithecus gelada isolate Dixy chromosome 19, Tgel_1.0, whole genome shotgun sequence genome:
- the DNAJB1 gene encoding dnaJ homolog subfamily B member 1 isoform X3 translates to MGKDYYQTLGLARGASDEEIKRAYRRQALRYHPDKNKEPGAEEKFKEIAEAYDVLSDPRKREIFDRYGEEGLKGSGPSGGSGSGANGTSFSYTFHGDPHAMFAEFFGGCTVNVPTLDGRTIPVVFKDVIRPGMRRKVPGEGLPLPKTPEKRGDLIIEFEVIFPERIPQTSRTVLEQVLPI, encoded by the exons ATGGGCAAAGACTACTACCAGACGCTGGGCCTGGCCCGCGGCGCGTCGGATGAGGAGATCAAGCGGGCCTACCGCCGCCAGGCGCTGCGCTACCACCCGGACAAGAACAAGGAGCCCGGCGCCGAGGAGAAGTTCAAGGAGATCGCCGAGGCCTACGACGTGCTCAGCGACCCGCGCAAGCGCGAGATCTTCGACCGCTACGGAGAGGAAG GCCTAAAGGGCAGTGGCCCCAGTGGCGGTAGCGGCAGTGGTGCCAATGGTACCTCTTTCAGCTACACGTTCCATGGAGACCCTCATGCCATGTTTGCTGAGTTCTTCG GTGGCTGCACAGTGAACGTCCCCACTCTGGACGGCAGGACCATACCCGTCGTATTCAAAGATGTCATCAGGCCTGGCATGCGCCGAAAAGTTCCTGGAGAAGGCCTCCCCCTCCCCAAAACGCCCGAGAAACGTGGGGACCTCATTATTGAATTTGAAGTGATCTTCCCCGAAAGGATTCCCCAGACATCAAGAACCGTACTTGAGCAGGTCCTTCCAATATAG
- the DNAJB1 gene encoding dnaJ homolog subfamily B member 1 isoform X1, producing the protein MGKDYYQTLGLARGASDEEIKRAYRRQALRYHPDKNKEPGAEEKFKEIAEAYDVLSDPRKREIFDRYGEEGLKGSGPSGGSGSGANGTSFSYTFHGDPHAMFAEFFGGRNPFDTFFGQRNGEEGMDIDDPFSGFPMGMGGFTNVNFGRSRPSQEPTRKKQDPPVTHDLRVSLEEIYSGCTKKMKISHKRLNPDGKSIRNEDKILTIEVKKGWKEGTKITFPKEGDQTSNNIPADIVFVLKDKPHNIFKRDGSDVIYPARISLREALCGCTVNVPTLDGRTIPVVFKDVIRPGMRRKVPGEGLPLPKTPEKRGDLIIEFEVIFPERIPQTSRTVLEQVLPI; encoded by the exons ATGGGCAAAGACTACTACCAGACGCTGGGCCTGGCCCGCGGCGCGTCGGATGAGGAGATCAAGCGGGCCTACCGCCGCCAGGCGCTGCGCTACCACCCGGACAAGAACAAGGAGCCCGGCGCCGAGGAGAAGTTCAAGGAGATCGCCGAGGCCTACGACGTGCTCAGCGACCCGCGCAAGCGCGAGATCTTCGACCGCTACGGAGAGGAAG GCCTAAAGGGCAGTGGCCCCAGTGGCGGTAGCGGCAGTGGTGCCAATGGTACCTCTTTCAGCTACACGTTCCATGGAGACCCTCATGCCATGTTTGCTGAGTTCTTCGGTGGCAGAAATCCCTTTGACACCTTTTTTGGGCAGCGGAACGGGGAGGAAGGCATGGACATTGATGACCCGTTCTCTGGCTTCCCTATGGGCATGGGTGGCTTCACCAACGTGAACTTTGGCCGCTCCCGCCCTTCCCAAGAGCCCACCCGAAAGAAGCAAGATCCCCCAGTCACCCACGACCTTCGAGTCTCCCTTGAAGAGATCTACAGCGGTTGTACCAAGAAGATGAAAATCTCCCACAAGCGGCTAAACCCCGACGGAAAGAGCATTCGAAACGAAGACAAAATCTTGACCATCGAAGTGAAGAAGGGGTGGAAAGAAGGGACCAAAATCACCTTCCCCAAGGAAGGAGACCAGACCTCCAACAACATTCCAGCTGATATCGTCTTTGTTTTAAAGGACAAGCCACACAATATCTTTAAGAGAGATGGCTCTGATGTGATTTATCCTGCCAGGATCAGCCTCCGGGAG GCTCTGTGTGGCTGCACAGTGAACGTCCCCACTCTGGACGGCAGGACCATACCCGTCGTATTCAAAGATGTCATCAGGCCTGGCATGCGCCGAAAAGTTCCTGGAGAAGGCCTCCCCCTCCCCAAAACGCCCGAGAAACGTGGGGACCTCATTATTGAATTTGAAGTGATCTTCCCCGAAAGGATTCCCCAGACATCAAGAACCGTACTTGAGCAGGTCCTTCCAATATAG
- the DNAJB1 gene encoding dnaJ homolog subfamily B member 1 isoform X2 gives MFAEFFGGRNPFDTFFGQRNGEEGMDIDDPFSGFPMGMGGFTNVNFGRSRPSQEPTRKKQDPPVTHDLRVSLEEIYSGCTKKMKISHKRLNPDGKSIRNEDKILTIEVKKGWKEGTKITFPKEGDQTSNNIPADIVFVLKDKPHNIFKRDGSDVIYPARISLREALCGCTVNVPTLDGRTIPVVFKDVIRPGMRRKVPGEGLPLPKTPEKRGDLIIEFEVIFPERIPQTSRTVLEQVLPI, from the exons ATGTTTGCTGAGTTCTTCGGTGGCAGAAATCCCTTTGACACCTTTTTTGGGCAGCGGAACGGGGAGGAAGGCATGGACATTGATGACCCGTTCTCTGGCTTCCCTATGGGCATGGGTGGCTTCACCAACGTGAACTTTGGCCGCTCCCGCCCTTCCCAAGAGCCCACCCGAAAGAAGCAAGATCCCCCAGTCACCCACGACCTTCGAGTCTCCCTTGAAGAGATCTACAGCGGTTGTACCAAGAAGATGAAAATCTCCCACAAGCGGCTAAACCCCGACGGAAAGAGCATTCGAAACGAAGACAAAATCTTGACCATCGAAGTGAAGAAGGGGTGGAAAGAAGGGACCAAAATCACCTTCCCCAAGGAAGGAGACCAGACCTCCAACAACATTCCAGCTGATATCGTCTTTGTTTTAAAGGACAAGCCACACAATATCTTTAAGAGAGATGGCTCTGATGTGATTTATCCTGCCAGGATCAGCCTCCGGGAG GCTCTGTGTGGCTGCACAGTGAACGTCCCCACTCTGGACGGCAGGACCATACCCGTCGTATTCAAAGATGTCATCAGGCCTGGCATGCGCCGAAAAGTTCCTGGAGAAGGCCTCCCCCTCCCCAAAACGCCCGAGAAACGTGGGGACCTCATTATTGAATTTGAAGTGATCTTCCCCGAAAGGATTCCCCAGACATCAAGAACCGTACTTGAGCAGGTCCTTCCAATATAG